Proteins co-encoded in one Aspergillus fumigatus Af293 chromosome 6, whole genome shotgun sequence genomic window:
- a CDS encoding spherulin 4 family protein yields MPQCFEHSADTLMTFEQSYDTYMNKYIPNPGWTPKDPRKFWHIIYGVPEADAGKVAALALKRGAGLIHITNDVLPNPYDTLPDEAYMKAITDTIKGGGPDVADPTPYPADGQATFPLGPLSVTASGLFLREPQVGYL; encoded by the exons ATGCCTCAGTGCTTTGAGCATAG CGCCGACACGCTCATGACGTTTGAGCAGAGCTACGACACATACATGAACAAGTACATCCCCAATCCTGGCTGGACACCCAAGGACCCGCGCAAGTTCTGGCATATTATCTACGGCGTACCAGAGGCGGACGCGGGAAAGGTTGCCGCGCTGGCCCTCAAGCGCGGAGCCGGCCTTATCCACATTACAAACGACGTCCTCCCCAATCCGTACGACACCCTACCTGACGAAGCCTATATGAAAGCCATTACGGACACCATCAAGGGTGGCGGACCGGATGTTGCAGATCCCACCCCATATCCAGCCGACGGGCAGGCTACGTTTCCGCTGGGCCCATTATCAGTGACCGCTTCTGGACTATTCCTCCGTGAGCCTCAAGTGGGATATCTCTAA
- a CDS encoding putative spherulin 4 family protein gives MVNKNEQDHGLPAIPETFTFDSCPNNGNGNGNGAGVGRTYRPSSPRSFDRRGKKKTNLILLRLEQIALASYVNPLADPVAWDRMIAYPSNKVSVLVANVLNGPDTTVNEDWAKVIDRAHASG, from the coding sequence ATGGTCAATAAGAACGAGCAAGATCATGGGCTTCCAGCAATTCCAGAGACATTCACCTTCGACTCGTGCCCCAACAATGGGAATGGGAACGGGAATGGGGCTGGAGTCGGCCGTACGTATCGCCCTAGCAGCCCAAGGTCATTTGAcaggaggggaaaaaaaaagactaATCTGATATTGCTGCGTTTAGAACAAATCGCCTTAGCATCGTACGTCAATCCGCTCGCTGACCCAGTCGCTTGGGACCGCATGATTGCCTACCCATCAAACAAGGTGAGCGTCCTGGTCGCCAATGTCCTCAACGGCCCGGACACGACGGTGAATGAGGATTGGGCAAAGGTCATCGACCGGGCCCATGCATCGGGATAA
- a CDS encoding putative guanine deaminase gives MNETPTATGLPIAFHGTIIHSLSPTHLQILPNTFLLVDIAGNIQALVPNTDPSTINTLIVDNGYAPDVFPVKHLPSSSFLIPGFIDTHNHAPQWAQRGVGRGISLLDWLEKVTFAHEAKFEDAEYAKRTYSAAVDGLLRQGITTASYYASKHLAATKILAEVCRSKGQRALVGRCNMNRHAPGWYRDLNAEVSVKETRDFIEWMREFNGTDDRPLVNAVITPRFAISCDEEVLSGLGALAAANPDLRIQTHFNEAQQEMEFTRQLFPDFAHEAELYARFGLLSERSILAHCIFLREEEMETLARLRCGVAHCPVPNTTMQAFMVAPVREYLRRGIKVGLGTDSGGGHSISMLEVMKQAFVVSTARATETRGADPALSVAECFFLATLGGAQVCGLEERVGNFAVGKEFDALEIRTGEGVEMSVMAPVEEEDSIEVIFEKFLMTGDDRNIAKVYVRGRAVKD, from the coding sequence ATGAACGAAacaccaacagcaacaggtcTCCCCATCGCCTTCCATGGCACGATCATCCACTCCCTCTCCCCCACCcacctccaaatcctccCCAACAcgttcctcctcgtcgacatcgcTGGCAACATCCAGGCTCTGGTCCCCAACACCGACCCCTCAACCATCAACACGCTAATCGTAGACAATGGCTACGCACCGGACGTCTTCCCCGTCAAACACCTCCCCAGCAGCTCCTTCCTGATCCCAGGCTTCATCGACACCCACAACCACGCCCCGCAATGGGCACAGCGCGGCGTAGGGCGCGGCATCTCCCTCCTCGACTGGCTCGAGAAAGTCACCTTCGCACACGAAGCGAAATTCGAGGACGCAGAGTATGCAAAGCGCACGTACAGCGCCGCCGTGGACGGGCTCCTCCGGCAGGGAATCACAACAGCAAGCTACTACGCCTCCAAGCATCTCGCCGCGACGAAGATCCTAGCGGAGGTATGCCGCTCCAAGGGCCAGCGGGCACTCGTCGGTCGGTGCAACATGAACCGGCACGCGCCGGGGTGGTACCGCGATCTCAACGCAGAGGTATCCGTCAAGGAGACCCGGGATTTCATCGAGTGGATGCGCGAGTTCAACGGTACCGACGACCGACCGCTCGTCAACGCGGTGATCACGCCCCGCTTCGCGATCTCCTGCGATGAGGAGGTCCTCTCCGGTCTTGGGGCGCTGGCGGCCGCCAACCCGGACCTGCGCATCCAGACGCATTTCAACGAGGCGcagcaggagatggagtttACGAGGCAGCTGTTTCCGGACTTCGCGCACGAGGCGGAGCTGTATGCGCGGTTTGGGCTGCTGAGTGAGCGGTCGATCCTGGCGCATTGTATCTTCCtgcgggaggaggagatggagacgCTAGCGCGGCTGCGATGTGGCGTGGCGCATTGTCCTGTTCCCAATACGACGATGCAGGCATTTATGGTTGCGCCGGTGCGGGAGTATCTGCGGAGGGGGATCAAGGTCGGGTTGGGAACTGATAGTGGCGGGGGTCATTCGATCTCCATGCTGGAAGTCATGAAGCAGGCGTTTGTGGTGTCTACGGCGCGGGCGACGGAGACCCGTGGCGCGGATCCGGCGTTGTCGGTGGCGGAGTGTTTCTTCCTGGCGACTTTGGGGGGTGCGCAGGTATGTGGGTTGGAGGAGAGGGTTGGTAATTTTGCTGTCGGCAAGGAGTTTGATGCATTGGAGATACGGACTGGGGAGGGGGTGGAGATGAGTGTTATGGCGCcggtggaagaagaggattcaaTTGAGGTCATCTTTGAGAAGTTCCTGATGACGGGAGATGACCGCAACATTGCCAAGGTGTATGTCAGGGGACGTGCTGTCAAGGATTGA
- the optF gene encoding uncharacterized protein has product MAEIQSRHVDPPEDEKVQCKGSVHGPSATALHEHTSVLSDYDAQKILPYEADDSPFPEVRAVVQPVDDVSLPVNTVRVWIIGIIFTIVGSGLNQFFSLRQPSVSISALVAQLVAYPVGCAWARWVPLGWANPNRCFNIKEHALITIMANVSFGSASATQVIEAAVKFYGMPSRGGYYLLLTITTQLLGLGLAGMTSRWLVDPATMIWPGVLSNAAVLQTLHSRSNLLADGWNVSRLRFFLIVFSVGAIWYIVPGYLFTALSSFSFVCWIVPHNVIINQLFGQETGLGMSLLTFDWAQVVFANQSPLLVPFWAGLNVMGSFALFYWIICPIIYYTNTWYSAYMPMMNSNTFDNTGRPYHTKNVMDRDGTIDTEAYRRYSPMFLPAGYALTYGIAFANLTGIFVHVALYNGKDLWEQWKGRNKKDIHARLIAAYTDVPWWWFAAVTILIFALSIVANEVWHTGLPVWAVVIAFLLPMIYFVPVGIVKATTNISSNQLNLITEFIGGYAFLGRPLANMIFKFYGYVAVSQGLEFVADMKLAHYLHIAPRTLFMAQGLATLVGAIVQCGVTVFMVTRFDNICTPDADGGFTCPHGRVTYSASLIWGALGPGRNFSPGQIYGNLLWFFLAGPVVIVITFLLGRRWKRFNKISWPVAFGAMSLVPPATGINFSSWWVVNVLFNGIIKRRKPAWWSKYNFVLSAALDSGVAVATVIIFFCIMLPAGPLHWWGNIVYRKTADGMGTPLKPLPSLGYFGPPKGKWE; this is encoded by the exons ATGGCTGAGATCCAGAGTCGTCATGTTGATCCgccagaagatgaaaaggtCCAATGCAAGGGATCGGTTCAT GGACCATCTGCAACGGCACTCCATGAGCATACAAGTGTCCTTAGCGACTATGATGCTCAGAAAATCCTCCCATATGAAGCAGACgattctccatttcctgaGGTCCGCGCCGTGGTGCAGCCAGTTGACGACGTGAGTCTGCCTGTCAACACAGTGCGTGTGTGGATCATCGGCATCATATTCACTATT GTGGGGAGCGGGTTGAACCAGTTCTTTAGTCTGCGACAGCCCAGCGTCAGCATCAGTGCTCTGGTTGCGCAACTCGTGGCATATCCTGTCGGTTGCGCGTGGGCAAGATGGGTGCCATTGGGCTGGGCGAATCCAAACCGGTGTTTCAACATCAAGGAGCATGCGTTGATCACGATTATGGCCAATGTCTCCTTTGGATCTGCTTCAGCCACCCAGGTGATTGAGGCTGCCGTGAAATTCTACGGGATGCCTTCACGAGGCGGATATTACCTGCTTTTAACGATCACCACGCAGCTACTCGGCCTGGGTCTGGCGGGGATGACTTCGCGCTGGCTCGTTGATCCTGCTACGATGATCTGGCCTGGGGTGTTATCAAACGCTGCGGTACTACAGACATTACATTCACGCAGCAATCTGCTCGCGGATGGATGGAATGTGTCCCGCCTTCGTTTCTTTCTAATAGTGTTTAGTGTCGGTGCTATCTGGTATATTGTCCCAGGCTATTTGTTCACCGCGTTGAGCTCGTTCAGCTTCGTGTGCTGGATTGTCCCACATaacgtcatcatcaatcagctGTTTGGTCAAGAGACCGGGCTGGGGATGTCTCTTTTGACCTTTGACTGGGCACAAGTCGTCTTTGCGAACCAGAGTCCGCTCCTCGTTCCATTTTGGGCCGGACTCAATGTGATGGGGTCGTTTGCCTTGTTTTACTGGATCATCTGCCCCATCATCTATTACACTAATACATGGTATTCGGCATATATGCCTATGATGAACTCCAATACGTTTGACAACACCGGCAGACCATACCACACAAAGAACGTCATGGATAGAGATGGGACTATCGACACTGAGGCATACCGCCGTTATTCGCCCATGTTTCTTCCAGCAGGCTATGCTCTGACGTATGGGATCGCATTCGCCAATCTTACAGGCATCTTTGTCCACGTTGCGCTTTACAATGGAAAGGATCTTTGGGAACAATGGAAAGGCAGgaacaagaaggatatccaTGCGCGATTGATTGCTGCTTATACAGACGTTCCCTGGTGGTGGTTTGCCGCTGTGACCATTCTGATATTCGCACTCAGTATTGTAGCCAATGAAGTCTGGCACACAGGGCTTCCAGTTTGGGCTGTTGTCATCGCGTTTCTTCTTCCTATGATCTACTTCGTTCCAGTTGGGATCGTCAAAGCTACAACCAACATCAGCAGCAATCAATTGAACCTGATCACGGAGTTCATTGGAGGATATGCTTTTCTGGGACGACCTCTGGCAAACATGATATTCAAGTTCTATGGTTATGTAGCTGTCTCCCAGGGTTTGGA ATTCGTGGCCGATATGAAGCTCGCGCATTATCTCCACATCGCCCCACGCACGCTGTTCATGGCTCAGGGATTAGCTACCCTCGTAGGAGCCATCGTTCAATGCGGTGTCACCGTCTTTATGGTCACAAGATTTGACAACATCTGCACCCCAGATGCTGATGGTGGATTCACCTGTCCTCATGGTCGAGTAACATATTCGGCTTCTTTGATATGGG GCGCCCTGGGTCCTGGACGAAACTTTTCTCCAGGTCAAATCTATGGTAACCTTCTCTGGTTCTTTCTCGCTGGACCTGTAGTAATTGTCATCACCTTTCTCCTTGGACGGCGATGGAAGAGGTTTAACAAGATATCATGGCCTGTCGCCTTCGGAGCCATGAGTCTTGTTCCGCCTGCAACAGGGATCAATTTCTCTTCGTGGTGGGTAGTCAATGTACTCTTCAATGGGATCATCAAGCGGAGGAAGCCTGCATGGTGGTCCAAGTACA ATTTCGTTCTGTCTGCCGCTCTCGATTCTGGCGTCGCCGTGGCTACCGTCatcattttcttctgcatcatgcTTCCTGCCGGCCCATTACACTGGTGGGGGAATATAGTGTATCGCAAGACTGCAGACGGGATGGGAACGCCTCTCAAACCCTTGCCATCTTTGGGATACTTTGGGCCACCGAAAGGGAAATgggaatag
- a CDS encoding FAD-dependent oxidoreductase, which translates to MGDCDKNLQMPPVPFSQRPIIILGAGIIGCATARQLLLNGFRVVVVAEFLPGDQNIFYASAWAGATWHAAGGISSEYRYLQAVTHRHLLKMAQEGPESGVCLVDAREYLEEAPSENSSIWGKTVVTNFRELEPGEYPPNFHCGWSYQTLVTDPTRHLPYLRDQITALGGQFIRKRVESLQELYAMFPESSVFINASGLGSKTLTDVRDDKCFPERGQNVFYRTDKCRQMYFRNGKEYTYVIPRPLSEGVVLGGVKQPNNLSPEVDIDVARDEIARAHRLAPEIVPADPPEESLSYIIGIRPSRQGGFRLHSEQLGQRTVLSAYGFGGGGYAFSYGIAEALLTMLEKCERENVII; encoded by the exons ATGGGGGACTGCGATAAAAATCTCCAAATGCCTCCTGTACCGTTCTCACAACGTCCAATCATCATTCTAGGCGCAGGGATCATTGGGTGCGCTACAGCAAGACAGCTTCTCTTAAATGGCTTTCGCGTTGTGGTTGTTGCCGAGTTCCTGCCAGGCGATCAAAATATTTTCTACGCATCAGCCTGGGCTGGAGCAACATGGCATGCTGCTGGCGGGATCAGTTCCGAATATCGATACCTTCAAGCTGTTACGCATCGGCATCTGTTGAAGATGGCGCAAGAAGGCCCCGAATCCGGAGTTTGTCTTGTGGATGCGCGCGAATATCTCGAAGAAGCGCCATCTGAGAACTCCTCAATCTGGGGTAAGACTGTGGTCACAAAT TTTCGCGAACTTGAACCCGGCGAATATCCTCCTAACTTCCACTGCGGGTGGTCATACCAAACACTGGTAACGGATCCGACGCGTCACTTGCCCTATCTCCGAGATCAGATAACGGCTCTTGGTGGCCAGTTCATTCGAAAGCGGGTCGAGTCCCTCCAAGAGCTGTACGCCATGTTTCCCGAGTCAAGTGTCTTCATCAATGCCAGCGGGCTCGGAAGCAAAACCCTCACCGACGTTCGGGATGATAAGTGCTTTCCTGAGCGAGGCCAGAATGTCTTTTATCGTACCGACAAGTGTCGACAGATGTACTTTCGCAATGGAAAAGAGTACACCTATGTCATCCCCCGTCCTTTATCCGAGGGGGTAGTGTTAGGGGGAGTCAAGCAGCCGAACAACCT GTCCCCAGAGGTTGACATAGACGTTGCTCGAGACGAGATCGCGCGCGCTCATCGTCTCGCACCAGAGATTGTTCCCGCAGACCCCCCCGAAGAGTCATTGAGCTATATTATTGGTATTCGACCATCAAGGCAAGGTGGGTTTCGCTTGCATTCTGAGCAATTGGGCCAGCGGACAGTCTTATCAGCTTATGGATTCGGAGGCGGCGGCTATGCGTTTTCGTATGGTATAGCGGAAGCGTTGTTGACGATGCTGGAGAAGTGCGAGAGAGAAAATGTCATCATATAA
- the fos-1 gene encoding sensor histidine kinase/response regulator Fos-1/TcsA, whose protein sequence is MALDKELLHLHLGDGQQRPYKLSTVATPPDEEQLNLQRSDKDTAEPSQTPRCDTPREAHTEIVQNDTSSLNRIFRFTPVPTLILDSSLRVIEVSESHLAFCGKSRDFVLGASIYELPLATIPAPDIATLNGALHVAITTRAVQVVETIHLPRISSYFSLKITPIFQGSTLLNLVLEAHNVTRTHTESLHNAYINETYKILVDTIRDYAIFMLDARGNIVTWNSGAAFIKGYKADEIIGRHFSVFYGPEDRLADKPGKELELCLRDGKVEDEGWRYRQDGLRFWANVMITPIFSFGRHVGFVKITRDLTERKAAEARMVAAFEESSKMKSDFLANMSHEIRTPMNGMHLALTMLGSTELDTQQREYTSIIEDSMSILLQVINDVLDYSKLSSGTFSLNTDVLSVENIVGAVVRNCKALNPAVEISCSMPPGFPKLLRGDPLRYRQVIQNLVGNAMKFTEKGHVKVTHRFAVEEHDANRYIITTEVTDTGIGVPEDAINTLFTPFTRFADSATKRYQGTGLGLSICKSLAELMAGSVGYKPNPEGKGSCFWLNVRMQAVDIPAPSKDTPAATAENTYEPIEEVKEIAPHMHILLVEDNMVNQIVMLKLLKSLGFERVDTAWDGADAVRQVKQTPLSYNVILMDINMPVMNGLEATTKIREVNSEVPIIALTGNALKGDAETYLARGMNDYVAKPVHRKRLVQLLWKWLGS, encoded by the coding sequence ATGGCCCTCGACAAGgagcttcttcaccttcATCTCGGGGATGGCCAGCAGCGACCCTACAAGCTTTCCACGGTCGCTACTCCTCCCGATGAAGAGCAGCTCAATCTTCAACGCAGTGATAAGGATACAGCTGAACCGTCTCAAACTCCCCGCTGTGACACTCCGCGAGAGGCCCACACAGAGATCGTACAGAACGATACTTCCTCGCTGAATCGAATTTTCCGCTTCACTCCTGTGCCGaccctcatcctcgactCGTCCTTGCGCGTGATTGAGGTCTCGGAGAGCCACCTTGCTTTCTGCGGAAAGTCTCGAGACTTTGTGCTGGGTGCCTCCATCTACGAGCTTCCCCTCGCCACTATACCTGCGCCAGACATTGCGACTCTGAACGGTGCTTTGCACGTGGCGATTACGACTCGGGCTGTCCAGGTTGTCGAAACTATCCACCTTCCCAGAATAAGCTCTTATTTTTCACTGAAAATCACCCCCATTTTCCAGGGATCCACTCTGCTGAACCTAGTTCTGGAAGCGCACAACGTCACAAGGACCCATACCGAGTCACTGCATAATGCCTACATCAATGAAACTTACAAGATCCTGGTTGACACGATCCGAGATTACGCTATCTTTATGCTGGACGCGCGCGGCAACATTGTAACGTGGAATTCGGGCGCTGCGTTTATCAAGGGATATAAGGCGGATGAGATTATCGGTCGGCATTTCTCGGTCTTCTACGGACCCGAGGATCGGCTGGCAGACAAGCCTGGGAAGGAGCTCGAATTGTGCCTACGGGACGGAAAAGTCGAGGATGAAGGCTGGCGGTATCGTCAGGATGGTTTACGGTTTTGGGCCAACGTAATGATTACGCCTATCTTCTCATTCGGTCGGCACGTTGGTTTCGTCAAAATCACTCGCGACTTGACCGAGCGCAAAGCGGCTGAAGCGCGGATGGTGGCAGCTTTTGAGGAATCATCCAAGATGAAGAGTGACTTCCTGGCCAACATGAGCCACGAGATTCGGACTCCCATGAATGGAATGCACCTGGCATTGACCATGTTGGGGAGCACGGAGCTCGACACCCAGCAGCGTGAATACACTTCCATTATCGAGGATTCCATGTCGATTTTGCTTCAAGTAATCAACGACGTCCTTGATTATTCTAAGTTATCCTCCGGCACCTTCTCTCTGAACACAGATGTCTTGAGCGTTGAGAATATTGTGGGAGCAGTGGTACGGAATTGCAAGGCCTTAAACCCTGCCGTGGAGATCTCCTGTTCCATGCCTCCGGGCTTCCCAAAACTGCTCCGGGGTGATCCGCTTCGCTATCGGCAAGTGATCCAGAACCTCGTGGGAAATGCGATGAAGTTTACCGAGAAAGGCCATGTCAAGGTCACCCATCGCTTTGCAGTAGAGGAGCACGATGCCAATAGGTACATAATCACGACAGAAGTCACTGATACTGGCATCGGGGTGCCCGAAGATGCTATAAACACTCTTTTTACCCCATTTACGCGCTTTGCGGATTCAGCCACCAAGCGCTATCAGGGTACAGGACTTGGCTTGTCCATCTGCAAGAGCTTGGCAGAGCTGATGGCTGGCAGTGTTGGTTATAAACCCAACCCAGAAGGAAAGGGTAGCTGCTTTTGGCTCAACGTGAGAATGCAAGCTGTCGACATTCCAGCGCCTAGTAAAGACACTCCCGCTGCTACCGCCGAAAATACGTACGAACCCATCGAagaggtcaaggagattgcGCCTCACATGCACATATTGCTGGTGGAAGATAATATGGTGAACCAAATCGTTATGCTGAAGCTTCTCAAAAGCCTCGGTTTCGAACGTGTCGACACGGCCTGGGACGGCGCAGACGCAGTCCGACAGGTGAAACAAACACCTCTCTCTTACAATGTTATTCTTATGGACATCAACATGCCGGTTATGAATGGACTCGAAGCAACGACCAAGATCCGTGAAGTGAACAGCGAGGTACCCATCATAGCACTCACCGGGAATGCGCTCAAGGGAGACGCGGAGACATACCTTGCCAGAGGCATGAACGATTACGTCGCCAAACCAGTTCATCGCAAGCGGCTTGTGCAGTTGTTGTGGAAGTGGCTCGGTTCGTGA
- the aorO gene encoding S53 family peptidase: MRLSHVLLGTAAAAGVLASPTPNDYVVHERRAVLPRSWTEEKRLDKASILPMRIGLTQSNLDRGHDLLMEISDPRSSRYGQHLSVEEVHSLFAPSQETVDRVRAWLESEGIAGDRISQSSNEQFLQFDASAAEVERLLGTEYYLYTHQGSGKSHIACREYHVPHSLQRHIDYITPGIKLLEVEGVKKARSIEKRSFRSPLPPILERLTLPLSELLGNTLLCDVAITPLCISALYNITRGSKATKGNELGIFEDLGDVYSQEDLNLFFSTFAQQIPQGTHPILKAVDGAQAPTSVTNAGPESDLDFQISYPIIWPQNSILFQTDDPNYTANYNFSGFLNTFLDAIDGSYCSEISPLDPPYPNPADGGYKGQLQCGVYQPPKVLSISYGGAEADLPIAYQRRQCAEWMKLGLQGVSVVVASGDSGVEGRNGDPTPTECLGTEGKVFAPDFPATCPYLTTVGGTYLPLGADPRKDEEVAVTSFPSGGGFSNIYERADYQQQAVEDYFSRADPGYPFYESVDNSSFAENGGIYNRIGRAYPDVAAIADNVVIFNKGMPTLIGGTSAAAPVFAAILTRINEERLAVGKSTVGFVNPVLYAHPEVFNDITQGSNPGCGMQGFSAATGWDPVTGLGTPNYPALLDLFMSLP; encoded by the exons ATGCGACTTTCACACGTACTCCTAGGaactgcagctgcagctggcgTTCTGGCTAGTCCCACCCCGAACGACTATGTCGTGCATGAACGTCGTGCTGTCCTCCCTCGCTCCTGgacggaggagaagagactTGATAAGGCCTCTATCTTGCCTATGAGGATTGGTCTCACTCAGTCTAACCTAGATCGCGGTCATGActtgttgatggagat ATCTGATCCGCGCTCGTCACGCTATGGACAACATCTCTCCGTCGAGGAGGTCCACAGTCTCTTTGCTCCGAGCCAGGAGACTGTCGACCGTGTTCGAGCATGGCTTGAGTCTGAGGGCATAGCCGGCGACCGCATCTCTCAGTCCTCGAACGAGCAATTCCTGCAATTTGACGCGAGTGCGGCGGAAGTTGAAAGGCTATTGGGTACTGAGTACTATCTCTATACACATCAAGGTTCAGGAAAGTCACACATTGCTTGCCGAGA ATACCATGTCCCCCACTCATTGCAGCGGCATATCGACTACATTACCCCTGGCATCAAGCTCCTAGAGGTGGAAGGAGTCAAGAAAGCTCGGAGCATTGAAAAGCGTTCATTCAGAAGCCCGCTGCCGCCAATCCTTGAGCGGCTTACCCTTCCCTTGTCCGAGCTGCTGGGTAATACTTTATTGTGTGATGTGGCCATAACACCACTGTGTATATCAG CTCTCTACAACATTACTCGCGGCTCAAAAGCTACCAAGGGCAATGAACTGGGCATCTTTGAGGATCTAGGGGATGTTTACAGTCAAGAGGATCTCAACCTGTTCTTTTCAACATTTGCACA GCAAATTCCCCAGGGCACTCATCCCATCCTGAAGGCCGTCGACGGCGCTCAAGCCCCAACCAGCGTGACCAATGCAGGGCCCGAATCCGACCTGGACTTTCAAATCTCGTATCCGATCATCTGGCCGCAGAACTCCATTCTCTTTCAAACAGATGATCCAAATTACACAGCAAACTACAACTTCAGTGGCTTTTTGAACACCTTTTTGGATGCTATCGATGGATCCTACTGCAGCGAGATCTCCCCTCTGGACCCGCCGTACCCCAATCCCGCCGACGGCGGCTACAAAGGCCAACTCCAGTGCGGCGTCTACCAGCCCCCCAAGGTTCTCTCCATCTCGTACGGCGGCGCCGAGGCCGACCTCCCCATCGCGTACCAGCGCCGCCAGTGCGCCGAGTGGATGAAACTCGGCCTGCAGGGTGtctccgtcgtcgtcgcATCCGGCGACTCCGGCGTCGAAGGCAGGAATGGCGATCCCACCCCCACTGAGTGCCTCGGGACGGAAGGGAAAGTCTTCGCCCCGGACTTCCCGGCCACCTGTCCCTACCTCACCACCGTCGGCGGGACCTACCTCCCCCTCGGCGCCGACCCCCGcaaggacgaagaagtcgcCGTGACCTCGTTCCCCTCGGGCGGCGGGTTCAGCAACATCTACGAGCGCGCAGACTACCAGCAGCAAGCCGTCGAGGACTACTTCTCCCGCGCCGATCCCGGGTACCCGTTCTACGAGAGCGTCGACAACAGCAGCTTCGCGGAGAACGGCGGCATCTACAACCGGATTGGGCGCGCGTACCCGGACGTCGCAGCCATCGCGGACAACGTCGTGATCTTCAACAAGGGCATGCCGACGCTTATTGGCGGTACCTCGGCTGCTGCGCCGGTGTTTGCAGCCATCCTGACTAGGATTAACGAGGAGCGGCTCGCGGTCGGCAAGTCGACCGTGGGATTTGTGAACCCCGTGCTGTATGCGCATCCCGAGGTGTTTAATGATATCACGCAGGGGAGTAACCCGGGCTGTGGCATGCAAGGGTTCTCCGCTGCGACGGGATGGGATCCGGTGACGGGGTTGGGAACTCCGAATTATCCAGCACTTTTAGACTTGTTCATGAGCCTGCCGTAG
- the akr1 gene encoding putative aldehyde reductase (AKR1) has protein sequence MSLGKKVTLNTGAQIPQLGFGTWQSAPGQVGEAVYHALKAGYRHLDLATIYQNQREVAQGIKRAFQDIPGLKREDLFITSKLWNSQHHPDDVEKALDDCLAELELDYLDLYLVHWPSSFKRGDEYFPLVKDSPIPEGDVEIDDSISIVDTWKAMIKLPKSKARAVGVSNHTIEHLEAIIKATGVVPAANQIERHPRLQSNELIAYCKEKGIHVTAYSAFGNNMLGLPLLIASDEVKAVAADASKRLGQEVSPAQVILAWSQVGGHSVIPKSVTPERIRSNFQEIELTPEEVERVSALGKQPRRFNIPYIANKPRWDINIFGEEEEKPATHKVII, from the exons ATGTCTCTCGGAAAGAAGGTCACCCTCAACACCGGTGCTCAGATCCC TCAGCTGGGTTTCGGTACCTGGCAATCTGCCCCCGGTCAGGTCGGTGAGGCTGTCTACCACGCTCTGAAGGCTGGTTACCGTCACCTG GATCTTGCGACTAT CTACCAGAATCAACGTGAAGTCGCGCAGGGTATCAAGAGAGCCTTCCAGGACATCCCCGGCCTCAAGCGTGAGGATCTCTTCATC ACATCCAAGCTATGGAACAGCCAGCATCACCCCGACGATGTTGAGAAGGCTCTTGATGACTGCCTTGCTGAGCTCGAACTCGACTACCTAGACCTCTATTTGGTACACTGGCCGAGCTCATTCAAGCGCGGCGACGAGTACTTCCCTCTCGTCAAGGACAGCCCTATCCCCGAGGGTGATGTCGAAATCGATGACAGCATTTCCATTGTTGACACCTGGAAGGCCATGATCAAGCTCCCCAAGAGCAAGGCCCGCGCCGTTGGTGTTTCGAACCACACCATTGAGCAT CTCGAGGCTATTATCAAGGCCACTGGCGTTGTTCCCGCTGCCAACCAGATTGAACGCCACCCACGTCTGCAGAGCAACGAGCTGATTGCATActgcaaggagaagggcaTCCATGTCACTGCCTACTCG GCCTTTGGTAACAACATGCTCGGTCTCCCTCTTCTGATCGCCAGCGACGAGGTCAAGGCGGTTGCTGCCGACGCTTCCAAGAGACTCGGCCAGGAAGTCTCCCCCGCTCAGGTCATCCTCGCCTGGTCTCAGGTCGGTGGCCACAGTGTCATTCCGAAGAGCGTGACCCCAGAACGCATCAGATCCAACTTCCAAGAGATCGAGCTTACTCCCGAGGAAGTCGAGAGGGTGTCTGCTCTCGGCAAGCAGCCCCGCCGCTTCAACATCCCTTACATTGCCAACAAGCCTCGCTGGGATATCAACATCTtcggcgaggaagaggagaagcccGCCACCCACAAGGTTATTATTTAA